In Erigeron canadensis isolate Cc75 chromosome 1, C_canadensis_v1, whole genome shotgun sequence, a single window of DNA contains:
- the LOC122581421 gene encoding zinc finger MYM-type protein 1-like, whose translation MVDESRDESKKEQLAIVVRFVDVKGVIRERFLDTVHVENTDAATLKASLWNRVLNQNFDTGKIRGQGYDGARNMSGEWNGLQTLVRQHSPYALQLALVCISKEVDPIHEFFDKLAYVIYVVCASSERHDELQKTKAIEINELMELGEIKSGKGKNQVKTLRRAGDTRWGSHYNSISSLINMFGVTRAVLKGIMDNTTHNTRPQRGDSQVAYTHLKSFEFVFVLHMMKEVMQKTDALSQGLQKKSQDILNAMDLLSATKVSLNDFRNNG comes from the exons ATGGTTGATGAGTCACGGGATGAATCCAAAAAAGAGCAACTGGCCATAGTCGTAAGATTTGTTGATGTGAAAGGGGTGATACGGGAAAGGTTCTTGGATACAGTTCATGTAGAAAATACTGATGCGGCGACTTTAAAGGCTAGTTTGTGGAATAGAGTTTTGAATCAAAATTTTGATACTGGAAAAATTCGTGGTCAAGGTTATGATGGTGCTAGAAATATGAGTGGGGAATGGAATGGATTACAGACACTCGTTCGGCAGCATAGTCCTTACGC GTTACAACTTGCCTTAGTTTGTATCTCAAAGGAAGTTGATCCAATACACGAGTTCTTTGATAAATTAGCTTATGTAATATATGTGGTTTGTGCTTCTAGTGAGCGTCACGATGAGTTACAAAAGACGAAGGCAATTGAGATTAACGAATTAATGGAGTTGGGTGAAATCAAATCGGGAAAAGGAAAAAACCAGGTCAAGACATTAAGAAGGGCCGGGGATACACGCTGGGGTTCCCATTATAATTCCATTTCTAGTTTGATTAACATGTTTGGTGTCACTCGGGCTGTTCTCAAGGGAATAATGGACAACACTACTCATAATACCCGTCCTCAACGTGGAGATTCTCAAGTGGCTTATACTCATTTGAAGTCATTTGAGTTTGTGTTTGTTCTTCACATGATGAAAGAGGTGATGCAAAAGACTGATGCACTTTCTCAAGGATTACAAAAGAAATCCCAAGACATCCTTAATGCAATGGATTTACTTTCAGCCACAAAGGTTAGTCTAAATGATTTTAGAAACAATGGTTAG